The following proteins are encoded in a genomic region of Gadus macrocephalus chromosome 19, ASM3116895v1:
- the calua gene encoding calumenin-A translates to MIRPLLMCFALCVVYATSKPTEKKERVHHEEPLSSREHNDADGFEYDHEAFLGREDAKTFDDLTPQESKRRLGVIVDKIDGNKDGYVTEEELNVWIKKAQKRYIYDNVDRQWKDFDMNVDGKITWEEYKNVTYGTYLDDPEPDEGYNYQHMMARDERRFKIADKNGDLIADKEEFTAFLHPEDYDHMKEIVVQETLEDIDKNGDGFIDLKEYIGDMYTHDEEMAEPDWVASEREQFAEFRDKNKDGKMDREETMDWILPSDYDHAEAEAKHLVHESDTNKDGKLSKEEVLNKYDLFVGSQATDFGEALTRHDEF, encoded by the exons ATGATCAGGCCTCTGTTGATGTGCTTCGCGCTGTGCGTGGTCTACGCCACCAGCAAGCCCACAGAGAAGAAGGAGCGGGTCCACCACGAGGAGCCCCTCAGCAGCCGCGAGCACAACGACGCAGACGGCTTCGAGTACGACCACGAAGCCTTCCTGGGTCGCGAGGATGCCAAGACCTTCGATGACCTCACGCCACAGGAGAGCAAACGGAGGCTTGG TGTGATCGTGGATAAGATTGACGGCAACAAAGACGGCTATGTCACCGAGGAGGAGCTGAATGTGTGGATCAAGAAGGCGCAGAAGAGGTACATCTACGACAACGTGGACCGCCAGTGGAAGGACTTTGACATGAACGTCGATGGCAAGATCACCTGGGAAGAGTATAAGAACGTCACCTACGGCACCTATCTTG ACGACCCAGAACCGGATGAGGGCTACAACTACCAGCACATGATGGCGAGGGATGAGAGGCGCTTTAAAATAGCAGACAAGAACGGCGACCTCATCGCGGACAAGGAGGAGTTCACCGCCTTCCTCCACCCCGAGGACTACGACCACATGAAAGAAATCGTGGTTCAG GAAACATTGGAAGACATCGATAAAAATGGCGACGGCTTCATCGACCTGAAAGAGTACATTG GTGACATGTACACCCACGACGAGGAGATGGCGGAACCAGACTGGGTGGCGTCGGAGCGCGAGCAGTTCGCTGAGTTCCGCGACAAGAACAAGGACGGCAAGATGGACCGAGAGGAGACCATGGACTGGATCTTGCCCTCCGACTACGACCACGCAGAGGCCGAGGCCAAACACCTGGTCCACGAGTCGGACACCAATAAG GATGGAAAGCTGTCCAAGGAAGAAGTCCTGAACAAATACGACCTGTTTGTCGGAAGCCAGGCGACAGACTTTGGGGAGGCCCTGACACGACATGACGAGTTCTAG
- the upf2 gene encoding regulator of nonsense transcripts 2 isoform X2 produces MPAERKRSINMDEKEVSSFSSKEREKERERDGERRLPRDKAKDDKMSGGKKEGGAKAAAAEEKRKRLEEEKRKREEKDRKKKEEEKQKAEEEQRKKEEEEKRLQEEQEKKLQEEEEKRQREEEAAQLKEKEESHQLHQEAWERHHSRKELRSKNQNIQEGRPEEAFFSRLDSSLKKNTAFVKKLRTLTEQQRDSLSTDFGALNLSKYIGEAVASVVEAKLKISDVGCSVHLCSLFHQRYAEFAPLLLQGWKRHFEARKEEKAPNVSKLRTDLRFIAELTVVGLFTDREGLSLIYEQLKSIISVDREMHTHVSVVISFCKHCGDDIAGLVPRKVKLAADKFALAFPPSEIISVEKQTPFQNLLREYFTSLTKHLKKDHRELQNIERQNRRILHSKGELSEDRHKQHEEFATSYQKLLANTQSLADLLDENMPELPQDKTVQEEHGPGIDIFMPGKPGEYDLEGGIWEDEDARNFYENMVDLKAFVPAILFKDNEKSGQAKEREEAKEAKEAKEAAVAAAATTEELELELEALDIAEDPLELEGPEETENEELAKKLLDEQEQEDEEASTGSHLKLIVDAFIQQLPNCVNRDLIDKAAMDFCMNMNTKSNRRKLVRALFTVPRQRLDLLPFYSRLVATLHPCMSDVAEDLCSMLKGDFRFHIRKKDQINIETKNKTVRFIGELAKFKMFSKTDSLHCLKMLLSDFSHHHIEMACTLLETCGRFLFRSPESHLRTSVLLEQMMRKKQAQHLDARYITMVENAYYYCNPPPMEKTVRKRRPPLQEYIRKLLYKDLSKVTTEKVLRQMRKLPWQDVEVKSYLICCMVNIWNVKYNSVHCVANLLAGLVAYQEDVGVHVVDGVLEDIRLGMEVNQPKFNQRRISSAKFLGELYNYRMVESAVIFRTLFSFISFGVNPDGGPGPLDPPEHLFRIRLVCTLLDACGQYFDRGSSKRKLDCFLIYFQRYIWWKKSLDVWTKDHPFPIDMDYMISDMLELLRPKMRLCSSLEEASRQVSDLEHEVLVKLGLAIEKDGRCPSSLSESEVLDEEDEDGDEEEEGGAETEEQSGNESEINEHEEEEGSEREEEEEEENTDDLTDSNKENETDEENNDVTIRGGGLKHVACAEDEDFIQALDKMMLENLQQRSGEVVKVHQLDVAIPLQLKSQLKKGGPGGPGEGDGGDISDSMQFVMLTRKGNKQQYKILNVPLSSHLAANHFNQQQAEQEERMRMKKLTLDINERQEQEDYQEMLQSLAQRPAPANTNRERRPRYQHPKGAPNADLIFKTGGRR; encoded by the exons ATGCCTGCGGAACGCAAGCGATCGATCAACATGGACGAGAAGGAGGTGAGCTCCTTCAGCAGCAaggagcgcgagaaggagagggagcgggacgGCGAGCGGAGGCTCCCGAGGGACAAGGCCAAGGACGACAAGATGAGCGGCGGTAAGAAGGAAGGGGGCGCGAAGGCGGCGGCGgccgaggagaagaggaagcgtctggaggaggagaagcgcaagagggaggagaaggaccgcaagaagaaggaggaggagaagcagaaggctgaggaggagcagcggaagaaggaggaggaggagaagaggctgcaggaggagcaggagaagaagctccaggaggaggaggagaagcggcagcgggaggaggaggcggcgcagCTGAA GGAGAAGGAAGAGTCCCACCAGCTGCACCAGGAGGCCTGGGAGCGCCACCACAGCAGGAAGGAGCTCCGCAGCAAGAACCAGAACATCCAGGAGGGCCGCCCCGAGGAGGCCTTCTTCAGCCGCCTGGACTCCAGCCTCAAGAAGAACACGGCGTTCGTCAAGAAGCTGCGCACGCTCACCGAGCAGCAGCGCGACTCGCTCTCCACCGACTTTGGCGCGCTCAACCTCAGCAAG TACATCGGCGAGGCGGTGGCGTCCGTGGTGGAGGCCAAGCTGAAGATCTCGGACGTGGGCTGCTCGGTGCACCTCTGCTCCCTCTTCCACCAGCGCTACGCCGAGTTCGccccgctgctgctgcaggggtGGAAGCGGCACTTTGAGGCGCGCAAGGAGGAGAAGGCGCCCAACGTGAGCAAGCTGCGCACGGACCTGCGCTTCATCGCCGAGCTCACCGTCGTGGGCCTCTTCACGGACCGCGAGGGCCTGTCCCTCATCTACGAGCAGCTCAAGAGCATCATCAGCGTGGACCGCGAGATGCACACGCACGTCTCCGTGGTGATCAGCTTCTGCAAGCACTGTGGCGACGACATCGCCGGCCTGGTGCCGCGCAAGGTGAAGCTGGCCGCCGACAAGTTCGCCCTGGCGTTCCCGCCCAGCGAGATCATCAGCGTGGAGAAGCAGACGCCCTTCCAGAACTTGCTGAGGGAGTACTTCACGTCGCTCACCAAGCACCTGAAGAAGGACCACCGCGAGCTACAGAACATCGAGCGGCAGAACAG ACGTATTCTCCACTCCAAGGGCGAGCTCAGTGAGGACCGGCACAAGCAGCACGAGGAGTTTGCCACCTCCTACCAGAAGCTGCTCGCCAACACTCAGTCCCTGGCTGACCTGCTGGACGAGAACATGCCCGAGCTGCCCCAGGACAAGACCGTCCAGGAGG AACACGGCCCCGGCATTGACATCTTCATGCCCGGTAAGCCAGGAGAGTACGACCTGGAGGGGGGCATCTGGGAGGACGAGGACGCCCGCAACTTCTACGAGAACATGGTGGACCTCAAGGCCTTCGTGCCCGCCATCCTCTTCAAGGACAACGAGAAGAGCGGCCAGGccaaggagagggaagaggccAAAG AAGCCAAAGAGGCgaaggaggcggcggtggcggcagcggcgaccacggaggagctggagctggagctaGAGGCCCTGGACATCGCCGAGGACCCCCTGGAACTGGAGGGCCCCGAGGAGACGGAGAACGAGGAGCTGGCCAAGAAACTGTTGGACGAGCAAG AGCAAGAAGATGAGGAGGCCAGCACTGGCTCCCACCTCAAGCTCATCGTGGACGCCTTCATCCAGCAGCTTCCCAACTGTGTGAACCGGGACCTCATTGACAAG gcCGCCATGGACTTCTGCATGAACATGAACACCAAGTCCAACAGGAGGAAGCTGGTGCGAGCCCTCTTCACAGTTCCCAGACAGAG GCTGGATCTGCTCCCCTTCTACTCCCGCTTGGTGGCGACCCTTCACCCCTGCATGTCCGATGTGGCCGAGGACCTTTGCTCCATGCTCAAGGGAGACTTCAGGTTCCAC ATCCGTAAGAAGGACCAGATTAACATTGAGACCAAAAACAAGACTGTGAGGTTCATCGGAGAGCTGGCCAAATTCAAGATGTTCTCCAAAACAGACTCACTCCATTGTCTGAAG atgCTACTGTCAGACTTCTCCCACCACCATATAGAGATGGCCTGCACCTTGCTGGAGACCTGTGGCCGCTTCCTCTTCAGATCCCCGGAATCCCACCTGCGCACTAGCGTCCtcctg GAGCAAATGATGCGCAAGAAGCAGGCGCAACACCTGGACGCGCGCTACATCACCATGGTGGAGAACGCCTACTACTACTGCAACCCGCCCCCCATGGAGAAGACGGTGCGCAAGAGGAGACCCCCGCTGCAGGAGTACATCCGCAAGCTGCTCTACAAGGACCTGTCCAAGGTCACCACCGAGAAG GTGCTGAGGCAGATGCGCAAGCTTCCCTGGCAGGACGTGGAGGTGAAGAGCTACCTGATCTGCTGCATGGTGAACATCTGGAACGTCAAGTACAACAGCGTCCACTGCGTGGCCAACCTGCTGGCCGGCCTCGTGGCCTACCAGGAGGACGTGGGCGTGCACGTGGTCGACGGCGTGCTGGAGGACATCCGCCTGGGCATGGAG gtcAACCAGCCCAAGTTCAACCAGCGCCGCATCAGCAGCGCCAAGTTCCTGGGCGAGCTGTACAACTACCGCATGGTGGAGTCGGCGGTCATCTTCCGCACCCTCTTCTCCTTCATCTCGTTCGGGGTGAACCCCGAcggcggccccgggcccctggacCCCCCCGAGCACCTGTTCCGCATCCGGCTGGTGTGCACGCTGCTGGACGCCTGCGGTCAGTACTTTGACCGCGGCTCCAGCAAGCGCAAGCTGGACTGCTTCCTCATCTACTTCCAG cgCTACATCTGGTGGAAGAAGAGCCTGGACGTGTGGACCAAGGACCACCCGTTCCCCATCGACATGGACTACATGATCAGCGACATGCTGGAGCTGCTGAGGCCCAAGATGAGGCTCTGCTCCTCCCTGGAGGAGGCCAGCCGGCAGGTCAGCGACCTGGAGCACGAGGTGCTGGTCAAGCTAG GTCTAGCCATTGAGAAGGACGGCCGGTGTCCCAGCTCCCTGAGCGAGAGCGAAGTGCTagatgaggaagacgaggatggcgatgaggaggaagagggcgggGCCGAGACCGAGGAGCAGTCGGGCAACGAGAGCGAGATCAACGAgcacgaggaggag gAGGgctcagagagggaggaggaggaggaggaggagaacacagaCGACCTGACGGACTCCAACAAGGAGAACGAGACGGATGAGGAGAACaac gATGTGACCATCCGAGGAGGGGGTCTGAAGCACGTGGCGTGTGCTGAGGACGAGGACTTCATCCAGGCCCTGGACAAGATGATGCTGGAGAACCTGCAG CAGCGCAGCggggaggtggtgaaggtgCATCAGCTGGACGTGGCCATCCCCCTGCAGCTAAAGAGCCAGCTGAAgaaggggggtccggggggcccCGGGGAGGGGGACGGCGGCGACATCTCGGACAGCATGCAGTTCGTCATGCTCACGCGCAAGGGCAACAAGCAGCAG TACAAGATCCTGAACGTGCCGCTGTCGTCCCACCTGGCCGCCAACCACTTCAACCAGCAGCaggcggagcaggaggagcgCATGCGCATGAAGAAGCTCACGCTGGACATCAACGagaggcaggagcaggaggactaCCAGG agATGCTGCAGTCCCTGGCGCAGCGGCCCGCTCCGGCCAACACCAACCGGGAGCGCCGTCCGCGCTACCAGCACCCCAAGGGGGCGCCCAACGCTGACCTCATCTTCAAGACGGGAGGAAG ACGCTGA
- the upf2 gene encoding regulator of nonsense transcripts 2 isoform X1 translates to MPAERKRSINMDEKEVSSFSSKEREKERERDGERRLPRDKAKDDKMSGGKKEGGAKAAAAEEKRKRLEEEKRKREEKDRKKKEEEKQKAEEEQRKKEEEEKRLQEEQEKKLQEEEEKRQREEEAAQLKEKEESHQLHQEAWERHHSRKELRSKNQNIQEGRPEEAFFSRLDSSLKKNTAFVKKLRTLTEQQRDSLSTDFGALNLSKYIGEAVASVVEAKLKISDVGCSVHLCSLFHQRYAEFAPLLLQGWKRHFEARKEEKAPNVSKLRTDLRFIAELTVVGLFTDREGLSLIYEQLKSIISVDREMHTHVSVVISFCKHCGDDIAGLVPRKVKLAADKFALAFPPSEIISVEKQTPFQNLLREYFTSLTKHLKKDHRELQNIERQNRRILHSKGELSEDRHKQHEEFATSYQKLLANTQSLADLLDENMPELPQDKTVQEEHGPGIDIFMPGKPGEYDLEGGIWEDEDARNFYENMVDLKAFVPAILFKDNEKSGQAKEREEAKEAKEAKEAAVAAAATTEELELELEALDIAEDPLELEGPEETENEELAKKLLDEQEQEDEEASTGSHLKLIVDAFIQQLPNCVNRDLIDKAAMDFCMNMNTKSNRRKLVRALFTVPRQRLDLLPFYSRLVATLHPCMSDVAEDLCSMLKGDFRFHIRKKDQINIETKNKTVRFIGELAKFKMFSKTDSLHCLKMLLSDFSHHHIEMACTLLETCGRFLFRSPESHLRTSVLLEQMMRKKQAQHLDARYITMVENAYYYCNPPPMEKTVRKRRPPLQEYIRKLLYKDLSKVTTEKVLRQMRKLPWQDVEVKSYLICCMVNIWNVKYNSVHCVANLLAGLVAYQEDVGVHVVDGVLEDIRLGMEVNQPKFNQRRISSAKFLGELYNYRMVESAVIFRTLFSFISFGVNPDGGPGPLDPPEHLFRIRLVCTLLDACGQYFDRGSSKRKLDCFLIYFQRYIWWKKSLDVWTKDHPFPIDMDYMISDMLELLRPKMRLCSSLEEASRQVSDLEHEVLVKLGLAIEKDGRCPSSLSESEVLDEEDEDGDEEEEGGAETEEQSGNESEINEHEEEEGSEREEEEEEENTDDLTDSNKENETDEENNDVTIRGGGLKHVACAEDEDFIQALDKMMLENLQQRSGEVVKVHQLDVAIPLQLKSQLKKGGPGGPGEGDGGDISDSMQFVMLTRKGNKQQYKILNVPLSSHLAANHFNQQQAEQEERMRMKKLTLDINERQEQEDYQEMLQSLAQRPAPANTNRERRPRYQHPKGAPNADLIFKTGGRRR, encoded by the exons ATGCCTGCGGAACGCAAGCGATCGATCAACATGGACGAGAAGGAGGTGAGCTCCTTCAGCAGCAaggagcgcgagaaggagagggagcgggacgGCGAGCGGAGGCTCCCGAGGGACAAGGCCAAGGACGACAAGATGAGCGGCGGTAAGAAGGAAGGGGGCGCGAAGGCGGCGGCGgccgaggagaagaggaagcgtctggaggaggagaagcgcaagagggaggagaaggaccgcaagaagaaggaggaggagaagcagaaggctgaggaggagcagcggaagaaggaggaggaggagaagaggctgcaggaggagcaggagaagaagctccaggaggaggaggagaagcggcagcgggaggaggaggcggcgcagCTGAA GGAGAAGGAAGAGTCCCACCAGCTGCACCAGGAGGCCTGGGAGCGCCACCACAGCAGGAAGGAGCTCCGCAGCAAGAACCAGAACATCCAGGAGGGCCGCCCCGAGGAGGCCTTCTTCAGCCGCCTGGACTCCAGCCTCAAGAAGAACACGGCGTTCGTCAAGAAGCTGCGCACGCTCACCGAGCAGCAGCGCGACTCGCTCTCCACCGACTTTGGCGCGCTCAACCTCAGCAAG TACATCGGCGAGGCGGTGGCGTCCGTGGTGGAGGCCAAGCTGAAGATCTCGGACGTGGGCTGCTCGGTGCACCTCTGCTCCCTCTTCCACCAGCGCTACGCCGAGTTCGccccgctgctgctgcaggggtGGAAGCGGCACTTTGAGGCGCGCAAGGAGGAGAAGGCGCCCAACGTGAGCAAGCTGCGCACGGACCTGCGCTTCATCGCCGAGCTCACCGTCGTGGGCCTCTTCACGGACCGCGAGGGCCTGTCCCTCATCTACGAGCAGCTCAAGAGCATCATCAGCGTGGACCGCGAGATGCACACGCACGTCTCCGTGGTGATCAGCTTCTGCAAGCACTGTGGCGACGACATCGCCGGCCTGGTGCCGCGCAAGGTGAAGCTGGCCGCCGACAAGTTCGCCCTGGCGTTCCCGCCCAGCGAGATCATCAGCGTGGAGAAGCAGACGCCCTTCCAGAACTTGCTGAGGGAGTACTTCACGTCGCTCACCAAGCACCTGAAGAAGGACCACCGCGAGCTACAGAACATCGAGCGGCAGAACAG ACGTATTCTCCACTCCAAGGGCGAGCTCAGTGAGGACCGGCACAAGCAGCACGAGGAGTTTGCCACCTCCTACCAGAAGCTGCTCGCCAACACTCAGTCCCTGGCTGACCTGCTGGACGAGAACATGCCCGAGCTGCCCCAGGACAAGACCGTCCAGGAGG AACACGGCCCCGGCATTGACATCTTCATGCCCGGTAAGCCAGGAGAGTACGACCTGGAGGGGGGCATCTGGGAGGACGAGGACGCCCGCAACTTCTACGAGAACATGGTGGACCTCAAGGCCTTCGTGCCCGCCATCCTCTTCAAGGACAACGAGAAGAGCGGCCAGGccaaggagagggaagaggccAAAG AAGCCAAAGAGGCgaaggaggcggcggtggcggcagcggcgaccacggaggagctggagctggagctaGAGGCCCTGGACATCGCCGAGGACCCCCTGGAACTGGAGGGCCCCGAGGAGACGGAGAACGAGGAGCTGGCCAAGAAACTGTTGGACGAGCAAG AGCAAGAAGATGAGGAGGCCAGCACTGGCTCCCACCTCAAGCTCATCGTGGACGCCTTCATCCAGCAGCTTCCCAACTGTGTGAACCGGGACCTCATTGACAAG gcCGCCATGGACTTCTGCATGAACATGAACACCAAGTCCAACAGGAGGAAGCTGGTGCGAGCCCTCTTCACAGTTCCCAGACAGAG GCTGGATCTGCTCCCCTTCTACTCCCGCTTGGTGGCGACCCTTCACCCCTGCATGTCCGATGTGGCCGAGGACCTTTGCTCCATGCTCAAGGGAGACTTCAGGTTCCAC ATCCGTAAGAAGGACCAGATTAACATTGAGACCAAAAACAAGACTGTGAGGTTCATCGGAGAGCTGGCCAAATTCAAGATGTTCTCCAAAACAGACTCACTCCATTGTCTGAAG atgCTACTGTCAGACTTCTCCCACCACCATATAGAGATGGCCTGCACCTTGCTGGAGACCTGTGGCCGCTTCCTCTTCAGATCCCCGGAATCCCACCTGCGCACTAGCGTCCtcctg GAGCAAATGATGCGCAAGAAGCAGGCGCAACACCTGGACGCGCGCTACATCACCATGGTGGAGAACGCCTACTACTACTGCAACCCGCCCCCCATGGAGAAGACGGTGCGCAAGAGGAGACCCCCGCTGCAGGAGTACATCCGCAAGCTGCTCTACAAGGACCTGTCCAAGGTCACCACCGAGAAG GTGCTGAGGCAGATGCGCAAGCTTCCCTGGCAGGACGTGGAGGTGAAGAGCTACCTGATCTGCTGCATGGTGAACATCTGGAACGTCAAGTACAACAGCGTCCACTGCGTGGCCAACCTGCTGGCCGGCCTCGTGGCCTACCAGGAGGACGTGGGCGTGCACGTGGTCGACGGCGTGCTGGAGGACATCCGCCTGGGCATGGAG gtcAACCAGCCCAAGTTCAACCAGCGCCGCATCAGCAGCGCCAAGTTCCTGGGCGAGCTGTACAACTACCGCATGGTGGAGTCGGCGGTCATCTTCCGCACCCTCTTCTCCTTCATCTCGTTCGGGGTGAACCCCGAcggcggccccgggcccctggacCCCCCCGAGCACCTGTTCCGCATCCGGCTGGTGTGCACGCTGCTGGACGCCTGCGGTCAGTACTTTGACCGCGGCTCCAGCAAGCGCAAGCTGGACTGCTTCCTCATCTACTTCCAG cgCTACATCTGGTGGAAGAAGAGCCTGGACGTGTGGACCAAGGACCACCCGTTCCCCATCGACATGGACTACATGATCAGCGACATGCTGGAGCTGCTGAGGCCCAAGATGAGGCTCTGCTCCTCCCTGGAGGAGGCCAGCCGGCAGGTCAGCGACCTGGAGCACGAGGTGCTGGTCAAGCTAG GTCTAGCCATTGAGAAGGACGGCCGGTGTCCCAGCTCCCTGAGCGAGAGCGAAGTGCTagatgaggaagacgaggatggcgatgaggaggaagagggcgggGCCGAGACCGAGGAGCAGTCGGGCAACGAGAGCGAGATCAACGAgcacgaggaggag gAGGgctcagagagggaggaggaggaggaggaggagaacacagaCGACCTGACGGACTCCAACAAGGAGAACGAGACGGATGAGGAGAACaac gATGTGACCATCCGAGGAGGGGGTCTGAAGCACGTGGCGTGTGCTGAGGACGAGGACTTCATCCAGGCCCTGGACAAGATGATGCTGGAGAACCTGCAG CAGCGCAGCggggaggtggtgaaggtgCATCAGCTGGACGTGGCCATCCCCCTGCAGCTAAAGAGCCAGCTGAAgaaggggggtccggggggcccCGGGGAGGGGGACGGCGGCGACATCTCGGACAGCATGCAGTTCGTCATGCTCACGCGCAAGGGCAACAAGCAGCAG TACAAGATCCTGAACGTGCCGCTGTCGTCCCACCTGGCCGCCAACCACTTCAACCAGCAGCaggcggagcaggaggagcgCATGCGCATGAAGAAGCTCACGCTGGACATCAACGagaggcaggagcaggaggactaCCAGG agATGCTGCAGTCCCTGGCGCAGCGGCCCGCTCCGGCCAACACCAACCGGGAGCGCCGTCCGCGCTACCAGCACCCCAAGGGGGCGCCCAACGCTGACCTCATCTTCAAGACGGGAGGAAG GAGACGCTGA